One Danio rerio strain Tuebingen ecotype United States chromosome 13, GRCz12tu, whole genome shotgun sequence DNA window includes the following coding sequences:
- the spred2b gene encoding sprouty-related, EVH1 domain-containing protein 2 (The RefSeq protein has 3 substitutions compared to this genomic sequence), with product MIEETHPNDDSYIVRVKAVVMTRDDSSGGWLAQEGGGLSRVGVCKVMPAELTGRSDFLIHGERLKDKQVILECFVRKDLIYTKATPTFHHWKVDNKKCGLTFQSPADARAFDRGVRKALEDLTEGSTTSSSTLQNEAELGDDDVFTTATDSSSNSSQKKDHSTQLVATSTFYEPHPHRCILQYRPPERYTLDQKFSRNLFPFEDEEIVRINPRERWMITGYEDYRYAAVPDKFIQPEDSDSYVQISKNDPVKHDYTYPYVPSPDFTQCDLKRPCGGGSTVVSTQPRAFILKGKRRKEDGERSRCVYCRDMFNHEENRRGQCHDAPDPIRTCIHRVSFMWCADSMLYHCMSDPEGDYSDPCSCDTSEERFCLRWTALLGLAMLAPCLCCYPPLHGCHRCGVACGCCGGKHKAVG from the exons tgACAGTTACATTGTGCGCGTCAAAGCGGTGGTCATGACCCGAGATGACTCCAGTGGTGGATGGCTGGCACAGGAAGGTGGGGGGCTCAGCAGGGTGGGCGTCTGTAAGGTGATGCCTGCTGAGCTGACCGGCCGCAGCGACTTCCTCATCCACGGCGAGCGGCTCAAAGACAAGCAG GTGATTTTGGAATGTTTCGTGAGGAAAGACCTGATCTACACCAAGGCCACGCCCACATTTCACCACTGGAAGGTCGACAACAAAAAATGCGGCCTGACGTTCCAGAGCCCCGCCGATGCTCGTGCCTTTGACAGAGGAGTGCGGAAAGCCTTGGAGGACTTAACAGAGG gttCCACAACTTCCTCTTCAACACTCCAAAATGAGGCTGAACTTGGGGATGATGATGTGTTCACA ACTGCCACCGACAGCTCCTCAAACTCATCTCAGAAGAAGGATCACAGCACTCAGCTTGTGGCCACCTCCACCTTCTACGAGCCTCATCCGCACCGCTGCATCCTGCAGTACCGGCCGCCTGAACGCTACACTCTGGATCAG AAGTTCTCTAGGAACCTGTTCTCCTTCGAGGACGAGGAGATTGTCCGAATAAACCCCCGCGAGCGCTGGATGATCACAGGCTATGAGGACTACCGATACGCTGCCGTGCCGGACAAGTTCATCCAACCGCAGGACTCAGACTCATATGTTCAAATCAGCAAGAACGATCCTGTAAAGCACGACTACACCTACCCCTATGTGCCCAGCCCCGATTTTACTCAGTGTGACCTGAAGAGGCCCTGCGGTGGTGGGAGCACTGTAGTGTCCACCCAGCCAAGGGCCTTCATCCTTAAAGGCAAGCGGAGGAAAGAGGACGGTGAGCGATCGCGCTGCGTCTACTGCCGGGACATGTTCAATCACGAGGAGAACCAACGCGGGCAGTGCCATGACGCTCCCGATCCCATCCGGACCTGCATCCACCGGGTCAGCTTCATGTGGTGCGCCGACAGCATGCTTTACCACTGCATGTCCGACCCAGAGGGCGACTACTCGGACCCATGCTCCTGCGACACCAGCGAGGAGCGCTTCTGCCTTCGCTGGACGGCTCTGCTGGGTCTGGCCATGCTTGCGCCCTGTCTGTGCTGCTACCCGCCGCTGCACGGGTGCCACCGCTGCGGGGTGGCCTGTGGCTGCTGCGGGGGAAAGCACAAAGCTGTGGGATGA